In Halopseudomonas xinjiangensis, a single genomic region encodes these proteins:
- the urtE gene encoding urea ABC transporter ATP-binding subunit UrtE, with translation MLNVRDLHVSYGMSEVIHGVSLDVGSNETVAIMGRNGMGKTTLFKSLIGMLPSSSGGITFHGEDLTKAQPYQRVSSGIAYVPQGRMVFPTLTVEENIMAGLEASGRKKVPEDIYELFPVLLEMRHRKAGNLSGGQQQQLAIGRALAANPKVLLLDEPTEGIQPSIIKQLATTLNEIKVKRKISIVVSEQVLSFALNVADRMLVMDKGKIVHEAAGDQIDKAYISRFLSV, from the coding sequence ATGTTGAACGTACGCGACTTGCACGTTAGCTATGGAATGAGCGAAGTCATCCACGGCGTTTCCCTGGATGTTGGATCGAACGAGACGGTAGCAATCATGGGCCGAAACGGCATGGGCAAGACGACCTTGTTCAAATCGTTGATCGGCATGCTGCCAAGCAGCAGCGGTGGAATCACCTTCCACGGTGAAGACTTGACCAAAGCTCAGCCGTACCAACGTGTGTCCAGTGGCATCGCTTACGTGCCGCAGGGCCGGATGGTCTTCCCGACCCTGACTGTCGAAGAGAACATCATGGCCGGGCTGGAGGCTTCGGGGCGCAAGAAGGTGCCGGAGGATATCTACGAGCTGTTCCCTGTTCTGCTGGAGATGCGCCACCGCAAGGCTGGCAACCTATCCGGTGGACAGCAGCAGCAGCTGGCTATTGGCCGAGCGCTGGCTGCCAACCCGAAGGTCTTGTTGTTGGATGAGCCGACCGAGGGAATCCAGCCGTCGATCATCAAGCAGCTAGCGACGACGCTCAACGAGATCAAGGTCAAGCGCAAGATTAGCATCGTAGTCTCCGAGCAGGTCCTTAGCTTCGCTTTGAATGTGGCTGATCGGATGCTGGTCATGGACAAAGGCAAGATCGTCCATGAAGCAGCAGGCGACCAGATAGACAAGGCCTATATCAGTCGCTTTTTATCGGTCTGA
- the urtD gene encoding urea ABC transporter ATP-binding protein UrtD has protein sequence MRAPILLAIEDLTVSFDGFKAVDGLNLYVERNEVRVVIGPNGAGKTTLLDLICGKTKATSGSIRFRDTELTKLAENNIVKAGVGRKFQTPSIYENLTVRENLQLSYPGGRSVFGSLFFKVTDKVQSRVQEIAEEIFLADRLDTSAGLLSHGQKQWLEIGMLLIQDPELLMLDEPVAGMSVSEREATADLLRRISKNRSVIVIEHDMDFVKDIAHRVTVLHQGKLLAEGKMDDVQKNEKVIEVYLGH, from the coding sequence ATGAGGGCGCCGATTCTGCTGGCTATCGAAGATCTCACTGTCTCGTTTGATGGTTTCAAGGCGGTGGACGGGCTGAACCTTTACGTTGAACGCAACGAGGTGAGAGTGGTGATCGGGCCGAACGGCGCTGGCAAGACAACGCTGCTCGACCTCATCTGCGGGAAGACCAAGGCGACGTCGGGCTCGATCAGGTTCAGGGACACCGAGCTGACCAAGCTGGCGGAAAACAACATCGTCAAGGCCGGAGTCGGACGCAAGTTCCAGACACCTTCCATCTACGAGAACCTGACCGTACGGGAGAATCTGCAACTGTCCTATCCGGGAGGACGCAGCGTGTTCGGTAGCCTGTTCTTCAAGGTCACCGACAAGGTGCAATCGCGTGTGCAGGAGATTGCGGAGGAGATTTTCCTGGCTGACCGTCTCGATACCAGCGCTGGTCTGCTTAGTCATGGGCAGAAGCAGTGGTTGGAGATCGGCATGCTCCTTATCCAGGACCCGGAGCTATTGATGCTGGATGAGCCAGTCGCCGGCATGAGTGTATCCGAGCGCGAAGCGACGGCGGATCTGCTGCGCCGCATCAGCAAAAACCGCTCGGTGATCGTGATCGAACACGACATGGATTTCGTCAAGGACATCGCTCACAGGGTGACGGTCCTTCATCAGGGCAAGTTGCTGGCTGAAGGGAAGATGGACGACGTCCAGAAGAACGAAAAGGTCATTGAAGTCTACCTTGGCCACTAA
- the urtC gene encoding urea ABC transporter permease subunit UrtC — protein sequence MQNWISAFGGRQRLLQILALAVLLMLVLPLTLDIFRLNLIGKYLTYAFVAVGLVLCWGYGGVLSLGQGVFFGLGGYCMAMFLKLEASSPQNTAIQSTPGIPDFMDWNQITELPMLWMPFHSLTLTILFILTVPALFAFLIGVAMFKRRVGGVYFAIITQAIASIATILIVGQQGYTGGINGITDLRTFLGWDIRPDSAKYLLYFVCCTLLIVCLLIGQFVLSSRYGKLLIAMRDQEDRVRFSGYDVANIKIFVFALAGIFSAIGGAMFALQVGFMSPSFVGTVASIEMVIFCAVGGRLSLVGAVYGALLVNLAKSLLSESFPQLWIIFMGALFIGVVLLFPRGLAGLYADFVQPYIDSFLQRRAAARRVERDEKSKTATRNRVQEMPS from the coding sequence ATGCAAAACTGGATAAGCGCATTCGGGGGACGGCAGCGTTTGCTGCAAATTCTGGCCCTCGCCGTCCTGCTCATGCTGGTACTGCCGCTGACGCTGGATATCTTCCGATTGAACCTGATCGGTAAATACCTGACGTACGCCTTCGTTGCGGTAGGACTGGTGTTGTGCTGGGGTTATGGCGGGGTACTTAGCCTCGGGCAAGGCGTCTTTTTTGGCTTGGGCGGATACTGCATGGCCATGTTTCTCAAGCTGGAAGCGTCTAGTCCGCAAAACACGGCGATCCAGAGCACGCCCGGTATCCCCGATTTCATGGACTGGAACCAGATCACCGAACTACCGATGCTCTGGATGCCCTTCCATAGTCTGACGTTGACAATCCTGTTCATCCTGACCGTGCCGGCGCTGTTTGCTTTTCTCATCGGTGTCGCCATGTTCAAGCGCCGCGTCGGCGGGGTGTACTTCGCCATCATTACCCAGGCCATCGCTTCCATCGCCACCATTCTGATCGTTGGGCAGCAGGGGTACACCGGCGGTATCAATGGCATCACCGATCTGCGGACGTTCCTCGGTTGGGACATCCGGCCGGATAGCGCCAAGTATCTGCTGTATTTCGTCTGCTGCACGCTGTTGATCGTCTGCCTGTTGATCGGTCAGTTCGTGCTGAGCAGCCGCTATGGCAAGTTGCTCATCGCCATGCGCGACCAGGAAGACCGGGTGCGCTTTTCCGGTTACGACGTGGCCAACATCAAGATCTTCGTGTTTGCTCTGGCTGGCATCTTCTCGGCGATAGGCGGGGCGATGTTCGCTCTCCAGGTCGGGTTCATGTCGCCGTCGTTTGTCGGCACGGTCGCCTCGATCGAGATGGTCATATTTTGTGCCGTGGGTGGGCGGTTATCGCTGGTCGGCGCGGTGTACGGTGCGCTGCTGGTCAACCTGGCCAAGTCGCTTCTATCCGAAAGCTTCCCTCAGCTGTGGATCATTTTCATGGGCGCTCTGTTCATCGGCGTGGTGCTGTTGTTTCCGCGCGGTCTGGCGGGTCTCTACGCGGACTTCGTACAGCCATACATCGACAGTTTCCTGCAGCGCAGGGCAGCCGCCCGTAGGGTGGAGCGAGACGAAAAGAGCAAGACAGCAACCCGTAACCGTGTCCAGGAGATGCCGTCATGA
- the urtB gene encoding urea ABC transporter permease subunit UrtB codes for MGGYSAQELTAIFVMQGFSGLSLFCVFLLMALGLAIIFGQMGVINMAHGEFLTLGAYITWMVSEVASTSPWLQQMYFPFAIGAAFAGAFLLGYIVERVMISRLYHRPLDTLLATWGLGLILQQIYRSTFGPREVSVTMPDWLMGSWAPTDIIDIPLNGMFVMVVTLIMTLGVVFLLYRSRWGIKVRATTQNRAMANAAGINTQRVDRLTFALGCGIAGVAGAAFTTIASTGPTTGSLYIVDTFLIVVFGGAASLLGTVVSAFGIAQSQSILEFFLSGSMAKVITLLVVVGILMFRPQGLFASKVRR; via the coding sequence ATGGGCGGTTATTCAGCACAAGAGCTCACGGCCATTTTTGTCATGCAGGGATTCAGTGGCCTGAGTCTATTCTGCGTCTTTCTGCTGATGGCCCTCGGATTGGCCATCATTTTCGGGCAGATGGGCGTTATCAACATGGCTCACGGGGAGTTTCTGACCCTGGGCGCTTACATTACCTGGATGGTTTCCGAGGTGGCTTCGACGTCGCCCTGGTTACAGCAGATGTACTTCCCGTTCGCCATCGGCGCGGCATTCGCCGGGGCGTTTCTACTCGGCTATATCGTCGAGCGGGTCATGATCAGTCGCCTGTATCACCGGCCGCTGGACACACTGCTGGCCACTTGGGGTCTGGGGTTGATCCTCCAACAGATCTACCGCTCCACCTTCGGCCCGCGTGAAGTGAGCGTGACGATGCCCGACTGGCTCATGGGGTCCTGGGCGCCGACCGACATTATCGACATTCCACTCAACGGCATGTTCGTGATGGTCGTCACCTTGATCATGACGCTTGGCGTGGTGTTCCTGCTCTATCGCTCGCGGTGGGGTATCAAGGTTCGGGCAACCACGCAAAACCGGGCTATGGCCAACGCGGCGGGTATCAATACCCAACGTGTCGACCGGCTGACCTTCGCGCTCGGCTGCGGTATTGCCGGCGTGGCGGGCGCGGCGTTCACGACCATCGCCTCGACCGGCCCGACCACCGGTTCGCTGTATATCGTCGACACCTTCCTGATCGTGGTGTTCGGGGGCGCAGCCAGCCTGCTCGGTACAGTGGTTTCGGCCTTCGGTATCGCTCAGTCGCAATCGATTCTCGAATTCTTCCTCAGCGGCTCCATGGCCAAAGTCATCACGCTTCTGGTCGTCGTTGGGATCCTGATGTTCCGTCCCCAGGGACTCTTCGCAAGCAAGGTGCGCCGTTAA
- the urtA gene encoding urea ABC transporter substrate-binding protein, with protein MAVALGTGLGFAGVAGAADHPTEKVNTTGLAVTDDTVKVGILHSITGTMAISETGSVEAEKLAIEQINAMGGVLGRQIEIVQEDGASDWPTFAEKSRKLLTQDKVAAVFGCWTSASRKAVLPVFEKENGMLYYPTFYEGLEQSKNVIYTGQEATQQIIAGLDWIAKEKGAKSFYLVGSDYIWPRTSNKIARKHIENVLGGEVIGEEYYPLGNTNFGSLINKIRLKKPDVVYASIVGGSNVAWWKQLKAAGITPDRQTIMTISVTEDEVLGIGGENMEGYYSAMKYFQSLDNENNQEFVKAFKARWGEDSVIGDVTQAAYLGPWLWKAAVEKAGSFDVDAIAEASAGIELETAPEGYVKVHENHHLWSKLRVGQWKANGQAEVVYESDLIEPNPFPEGYQ; from the coding sequence ATGGCGGTTGCCCTGGGCACTGGCCTGGGCTTCGCTGGCGTGGCTGGCGCTGCTGACCATCCTACGGAAAAGGTCAACACGACCGGCCTGGCCGTTACCGACGACACCGTCAAGGTCGGCATTCTGCATTCCATCACCGGCACCATGGCAATCAGCGAAACCGGCTCGGTCGAGGCGGAAAAGCTGGCGATCGAACAGATCAACGCTATGGGCGGCGTTCTCGGACGACAGATCGAAATCGTCCAGGAAGACGGGGCCAGTGACTGGCCAACCTTCGCCGAGAAGTCGCGCAAGCTGCTGACCCAGGACAAGGTCGCAGCAGTATTCGGATGCTGGACGTCGGCATCGCGCAAGGCGGTACTGCCGGTGTTCGAGAAAGAGAACGGCATGCTTTATTACCCGACTTTCTATGAAGGACTCGAGCAGTCGAAGAACGTGATCTACACCGGCCAGGAAGCGACTCAGCAGATCATTGCTGGCCTGGACTGGATCGCCAAGGAGAAGGGTGCCAAGAGCTTCTACCTGGTCGGTTCGGATTACATCTGGCCGCGTACCTCCAACAAGATCGCCCGCAAGCACATTGAAAACGTGCTCGGCGGCGAAGTCATCGGCGAAGAATACTACCCGCTGGGCAATACCAACTTCGGCTCGCTGATAAACAAGATTCGTTTGAAGAAGCCTGACGTGGTGTACGCCAGCATCGTCGGCGGCTCGAACGTGGCCTGGTGGAAGCAGCTCAAGGCCGCAGGTATCACCCCTGATCGCCAGACCATCATGACCATTTCCGTGACCGAAGACGAAGTGCTCGGTATCGGCGGCGAGAACATGGAAGGCTATTACTCGGCCATGAAGTACTTCCAGTCGCTGGATAACGAAAACAACCAGGAGTTCGTCAAGGCGTTCAAGGCGCGTTGGGGTGAAGACAGCGTGATCGGTGACGTGACGCAGGCCGCCTACCTTGGCCCGTGGCTGTGGAAAGCCGCTGTCGAGAAGGCTGGCAGCTTCGACGTTGATGCGATCGCTGAAGCTTCGGCTGGCATCGAGCTGGAGACCGCTCCGGAAGGCTACGTCAAGGTGCATGAGAACCATCACCTGTGGAGCAAGCTGCGCGTCGGCCAGTGGAAGGCCAACGGCCAGGCCGAAGTCGTATACGAGTCTGACCTGATCGAGCCCAACCCCTTCCCGGAAGGCTACCAGTAA
- the fmdA gene encoding formamidase gives MAETLIKIDLNKSPKEHDNIHNRWHPDVPMVATVKPGADFIIECMDWTGGQIGNNDSAEDVRDVDLTKVHYLSGPVAVEGAEPGDLMVVDILDIGAFADQMWGFNGVFAKENGGGFLTEHYPEARKTIWDFNGIYTKSRHIPGVEFIGLMHPGLIGCLPSQELLNEWNSREQALIDTDPDRVPGLANPPYAPTAHVGRATGDAANKIAAEGARTVPPREHGGNCDIKDLTKGSRVFFPVYVKGGGLSMGDLHFSQGDGEITFCGAIEMAGWIHIRVNLIKDGVKKYGVKNPIFQPSDLAPSYKKHLIFEGISVDENGKQHYLDAHVAYRQACLNAIEYLKKFGYSGAQAYSILGTAPVQGHISGIVDVPNVCATVWIPTEIFDFDIQPNAEGPKIMVSGDEVPTAKWNK, from the coding sequence ATGGCTGAGACACTGATCAAGATCGATCTGAACAAGAGCCCCAAGGAACACGACAATATTCATAATCGCTGGCACCCCGACGTGCCGATGGTGGCGACCGTCAAGCCGGGCGCTGACTTCATCATCGAGTGCATGGACTGGACTGGCGGGCAGATCGGCAACAACGACAGCGCCGAAGATGTGCGCGATGTCGACCTGACCAAGGTTCACTATTTGAGCGGCCCGGTCGCGGTCGAGGGCGCCGAGCCCGGCGACCTGATGGTGGTGGATATCCTCGACATCGGCGCCTTCGCCGATCAGATGTGGGGTTTCAATGGCGTCTTCGCCAAGGAAAATGGCGGCGGCTTCCTGACCGAGCACTACCCCGAGGCCCGCAAGACCATATGGGACTTCAACGGCATCTACACCAAGTCGCGCCACATTCCGGGCGTCGAGTTCATCGGTCTGATGCATCCGGGCCTGATCGGCTGCCTGCCGTCGCAAGAGCTGCTCAATGAATGGAACTCGCGTGAGCAGGCGCTGATCGACACCGACCCGGATCGCGTTCCCGGCCTGGCCAACCCGCCCTACGCACCAACCGCCCACGTCGGCCGAGCCACAGGCGATGCCGCGAACAAGATTGCTGCCGAGGGCGCGCGTACCGTCCCGCCGCGCGAGCACGGCGGCAACTGCGACATCAAGGACCTGACCAAGGGTTCCCGAGTGTTCTTCCCGGTGTATGTAAAGGGCGGCGGCCTGTCGATGGGCGACCTGCACTTCTCCCAGGGAGATGGCGAAATCACCTTCTGCGGCGCCATCGAGATGGCCGGCTGGATTCATATCCGCGTCAATCTGATCAAGGACGGCGTGAAGAAATACGGCGTGAAGAATCCGATCTTCCAGCCCAGCGACCTGGCGCCAAGCTACAAGAAGCATCTGATATTCGAAGGTATCTCGGTCGACGAGAACGGCAAGCAGCATTACCTGGACGCACACGTCGCGTACCGCCAGGCGTGCCTGAACGCCATCGAATACCTGAAGAAGTTTGGCTATAGCGGTGCACAGGCCTATTCGATCCTCGGCACTGCGCCGGTGCAAGGCCATATCAGCGGCATCGTCGATGTGCCCAACGTGTGCGCAACGGTGTGGATCCCCACCGAAATCTTCGACTTCGACATTCAGCCCAATGCCGAAGGACCCAAGATCATGGTCAGCGGAGACGAAGTCCCTACTGCCAAGTGGAACAAGTAA
- a CDS encoding FmdB family zinc ribbon protein, with the protein MPVYDFDCPDCGAFEALLPSAERNLPRSCPVCEQPMQRLVSAPRLQVMNSLQRTAHETNERSAHAPKVSHGHSCCSSSSCSHKPRVDGQPPALKQQTGPRRPWMISH; encoded by the coding sequence ATGCCTGTCTACGACTTTGATTGCCCCGATTGCGGCGCGTTCGAAGCACTGCTACCCAGCGCCGAGCGCAATCTGCCACGCAGCTGCCCCGTCTGTGAGCAACCCATGCAGCGGCTGGTTTCGGCCCCCCGTTTGCAAGTGATGAACAGCCTGCAACGCACAGCCCATGAGACCAATGAGCGCAGCGCTCACGCGCCCAAAGTCAGCCACGGGCACAGTTGTTGCAGTTCCAGTAGCTGTAGCCACAAACCCCGAGTCGATGGGCAGCCGCCTGCGCTCAAGCAACAAACCGGCCCACGCCGTCCCTGGATGATCAGCCACTAA